AATAAGACTGGGTCAGCAAAAATACCAGTTTTTTGTCTGGAATTCCCGGTGTGACAATTCGAACATCCACACCACTTTTCGCCGCATTGCAAAGACAGGTCAACATCTCGTTGTCTGTAATCAGATACGGTGTAAAAATGTAGACATAATGTTTTGCATGGCTGATGATATTTAAGTAAACATTCTCTCCGACATTCTCGTGATCGAGTGGCGAATCTCCATATGGCTGGACAAAACCATCCTGCACAAATGGCTGCCTTCTGAATTTGGATGGATGGTATTTTTCGTAATCCTCTGTGGTACGGTTAATGTAATTCCACATTTCTAAGAACATGAGCGTAAAACTCCAGACCGCCTCACCCTCAATCCGGATTCCGGTATCCTTCCAATAACCGAATCGTTCTACCTTGTTAATGTATTCATCCGAAAGGTTGATTCCGCCGGTAAATCCGACTGTGCCATCCACGACTAAAATTTTCCTGTGATCACGGTTGTTCATAATAATCGAAAGGATGGGACGGAACGGATTAAATGCCGCACATTTGATGCCTTTTTCCTGCAAAATCTTATAATAGCGAGGTGGTAACGTGCTGATACAGCCTACGTCGTCATAAATCAGGCGCACCTCAACGCCCTCTTTTACCTTACGCGCCAGAATCTCTACCATCTGGTCAAACATTTCCCCCGGCTGGATAATAAAGTATTCCAGAAAAATAAAATGTTTTGCACTCTCTAGCGCACGCAGCATCTCCGGGAACATCTCTTCCCCACAACGATAATAGGATGTCGATGTGTTCTCATACACCGGATACTTCGCCCAGTCATTGATATATTTTGACTGGCAATATACGGATTCGTCTTTTTTTCTTACTTCCTCTAGCACATCCTGATTGATTGCCAGATGTGGCACAACCTCCTGGTTCACACGCCGCAAGCGTTCCCTGGTGCGTTTCGTCAATTTTGATCTTCCAAACACGTAGTAAGTCAAAATACCAAGTACAGGGGATAACAGCAGCAAAAAGGTCCACGACACCTTGTAACTTGGGTTTATCCATTTATATACCATACTAAGAACCACTAACACCGCGATAATACGAATCAAAAGGTTCATATAGGTAAACTTAATGCTAAACTGATACAACACCAAAAACATCCACGCAAACTGTAACAGCATCGCAAATATCCCAATGACAAGTCTTCCCAAAAGCATGTGACTTAATTTCTTCATCTGTATTCCCCCTATTCCTAGCCTATTGTACCTCATTTTTACAGGGGAAGTCAAATTTGCTTCCTTTTTCACCATTTTCCCTCTCGGATTAAATTTTCTACATGCACAATTCCCCAGCATTTTTTTCCAATCTGTCTGCCCCTTGGATATGCACGCTCATACAAACGTAGTTTGATTTCCTGAGGTGTAAAATCGGGATGCAGTTCTGTCAAAAGTGCAATGGAACCGCTGACAACGGGTGCCGCCATCGATGTTCCGCTCTTTACGGTATACCCTTTCATATTCTTATTGCAGCTGATAATATTGGTTCCCGGCGCCAAAATCTCCGGTTTTACAATGCAGCACGCGGTCGGTCCACTTCCACTGTATCCTGACTCAAGACCATTTTTCAATGTGACCTGTTCCGTATCATCACAGCTTCCAACGGTGACAATTTTCCTGGATATTCCCGGAACGGTAACCGTATTTTCTTTTGGCCCGTTATTGCCTGCCGCCGCCACGACCACAATTCCTGCGTCCCACAGTCTTTCCACAGCCTCAAGAAGCGCAAGCTGCTCTTTTTTCCCGGCATCCGGCAGCATGCCAACGGAAATATTTAAAATTCGAATGTGGAAACGTTCCCGGATACGAAGCAGATAATCGACTGCCTCTAACATATTTTGTGTACTTCCATTTCCTTTCGCATCTAATACTTTTAGTGAAATCAGCCTTGCCTTTGGTGCGATTCCCATATAATTTCCTTTTTTATTTAAAATGGATTGCATGCCATTTCCAGCCAGAATGCCGGCAATGTGTGTGCCATGTCCATTATCATCATATAAGCCAATCCGGTTCTGGCAGAAATCGCGAAACAGCACAATTCGATCCTTCAAATCCGGATGTGGCACAATCCCGGTGTCCATAACCGCTATTGTAACATTTTTCCCGCTCAACCCCATTTTATATGCATAATCAGCATGAATATATCTTCGTACTCGTTCCATCGCAGTCTCCATTTTTGCATGAAAAAATTCTTCACACGGTTCCATCTTAGCAGAGTTTTCTTTCTAAATTATATGAAAAAAAGGAAAACATGTGCCTGCCGGCTTAAGTACCTACGATTTTTGCAATAAAAAAAGACGATGCATTGTCAGATTTTCTTCCACAAATACATCGTCTTTCTATACTTACGCTCTTATGCAATTTATACTTGTACAAATTTCGCGTTTAAAACATCTGTTTTGCAAACTATGCCTCTTCTTTTACATCTTTCATGGAGAAGCTGATACGTCCCATCTTGTCTTTTCCAAGGCAAACAACTCTTACAGTCTCACCTAATGTAAGAACGTCTTCTACATGGTTGATTCTTTCTTTGGAAATCTTGGAAATATGAACCATTCCTTCTTTTCCCGGTGCAAACTCGATGAAGGCACCGAATTCTTTGATGCTGACAACTTTTCCAGTGAATACCTGTCCTTCTTCAAAGTCAGTTGTGATAATCTTAATCATCTCAACTGCCTGATCCATCTTCTCTGCATCTGTACCGCATACGGAAACTGCTCCGTCATCTGTGATATCAATCTTCACACCGGTACGGTCGATAATCTCGTTGATGGTCTTTCCTCTCTGTCCGACAACATCGCCAATCTTAGCAGGGTCAATCTGAATCTGAACAATCTTTGGAGCATATTTTCCAACTTCTTTTCTTGGCTCTGCGATTGCTTTTGACATGACTTCATCCATGATATAAAGTCTTGCTTCTCTTGTTCTTCGGATTGCTTCCTCTACGATAGGTCTTGTTAATCCGTGAATCTTGATATCCATCTGGATTGCAGTAATACCTTTATGAGTACCGGTTACCTTAAAGTCCATATCTCCAAAGAAATCCTCTAATCCCTGGATATCCGTTAAAACGATGTAATCATCGTCTGTCTCGCCTGTTACAAGACCACAGGAAATACCTGCAACCATCGCTTTGATTGGAACACCGGCAGCCATAAGTGACATACAGGATGCACAGGTAGATGCCATGGAAGTAGAGCCGTTGGACTCAAATGTCTCAGATACTGCACGGATGGTGTATGGGAATTCTTCCACTGATGGAAGGACTGCCATAAGCGCTTTCTCAGCCAAAGCACCATGTCCAATTTCACGACGTCCCGGTCCACGGGATACTTTTGTCTCACCAACAGAGTATGCTGGGAAGTTGTACTGATGCATGTATCTTTTTGTTGTAATATTTTCATCTAATCCGTCGATTTTCTGTACTTCAGATAATGGAGCAAGTGTAACAACGTCACAAATCTGAGTCTGTCCACGTGTAAACATTGCGGAACCATGCACTCTAGGAATCAAATCAACCTCAGCTGCAAGTGGACGAATCTGATCGATGGCACGACCATCTGGACGTTTGTGATCTTTTAAAATCATCTTACGGACAGTCTTCTTCTGGTACTGATATACTGCCTCGCCTAATACTGCAAGCCATTCTTCGTTCTCTGCAAATGCCTCTGCAAATTTATCTGTAATGTTACGGATATTCTCTTCACGAACCTGTTTTTCATCTGTGAAAACAGCCTCTTCCATCTGTTCCGGTGTTACGATTTCTCTCATCGCAGCAAACATCTCTTCTGGAATGGCACAGCTTGTATATTCGTGTTTCTTCTTGCCAACCTCGGCAACAATCTGGTTCATAAATGCAATGATGGTCTGGTTTACTTCATGGCATTTGTAGATTGCTTCAATCATTTTATCTTCTGGAACTTCGTTTGCTCCAGCTTCAATCATGATTACTTTTGTGGAAGTAGATGCAACGGTAAGCTGTAAATCACCGTTATCCCAATCTTTCTGGGATGGGTTTACGATAAACTCTCCATCTACCAATCCCATCTGTGTCATTGCACATGGACCGTCAAATGGAATATCAGAAATTGTAGTTGCAAGTGCTGCACCAAGCATTGCGACAACCTCAGGTCTGCACTCTGTATCTACGGACATTACCATATTATTTAAGGTTACATCATTTCTGTAATCTTTGGGGAATAATGGTCTCATAGGGCGGTCAATAACACGGGAAGTAAGCACTGCATTTTCGGATGCTTTTCCTTCTCTTTTGTTAAATCCACCTGGGATTTTTCCTACGGCATACATTTTCTCTTCATATTCCACACTCAATGGGAAGAAATCAATCCCATCTCTTGGTTTGTCAGATGCAGTTGCTGTGGATAATACCGTAGTATCTCCATATCTTAATAAAGCTGCACCATTTGCCTGCGCACATACTCTTCCGATATCAACGGTAAGCGTTCTGCCTGCAAGTTCCATTGAAAAACTTTTATACATTCTTTCTCTCCTTTTTCGAATTCTTCGTATTTTATAAAAAACAGAAGTCCGAAACTACTGAACAATACACGTTTGTACCATGCACTTTTCAGTGGTCTCGGTATAAACTTCTGTATTTCATCAATATAACTACTTTTGTACTTATACGCACTGTCATTAGTTATGAAAATAGAGCGGTATCTCTCCGCTCTATTCCAAATAACACAATTATTTTCTAAGACCTAAACGCTCAATTAAAGAACGATATCTTTCGATATCTGTTTTCTTTAAGTATGCTAATAAACCACGTCTCTGACCTACCATTTTAAGAAGTCCTCTTCTGGAATGATGATCTTTCTGGTTAACTTTTAAATGCTCTGTTAACTCTTCGATACGTGCTGTTAAGATAGCGATCTGTACTTCTGGTGAACCTGTATCTCCAGGTGTTCTACCATATTCTGCAATAATTGCCTGTTTCTTTTCTTTTGCGATCATGTTCTGATCCTCCTTTTATTTTTTCATCGCCCATTTAAGTATGATACTCAGCAGAAGGTCGGAGTGTCCATCAACCGAATACGGGTTAAATCATACTTGTATAGTATATCATATCCATTTTGCCTTGTAAACATGAAAATTCAAATTTAAGGCAACCCACAAATGTGTAAGCCACAAGCATTAATCGCCTAACACTCTTACCACACAGATTGGGGAACGGTAAAATGCATTGGAAATCTTAATACCGGTCTTCTTATTACTTGCATGTACAATCTGACCGTTTCCGATATAAATTGCAACATGGTTAATACTCTTGCCACTTCCGTAGAAGAACAAATCACCCGGCTGTGCTTCCGATGCGGAGACTCTGGTTCCGCAATTTGCCTGCGCTTTTGAAGAATGTGGCAGGTAAACGCCATAGTTTGCCATGACACTCATGGTAAATCCAGAACAGTCGGCTCCTTTTGTCAAGCTTGTACCACCCCAGACATATGGGTTTCCAACAAACTGTGTCGCATAGGAAACAACCGATACCCTCACATCTGAGATTCCCTGACCATATTTTAACTCTGTTATCGTCTGTGCCTTTGGAAGCTGTTCGGATACTTCAACATAATCTGCTGAAATATAGCCTTCCTCATCATCCACAGATACTTTATACCAGCCGTCTAATGCTTCTAATACTTCCAATTCCTCACCGGTACCCACCAATGCGACAATTCTGCAATCGGTATTGGTTGCTTCACGCACGTAAAGGGTTGTCGTATTTACTTTTGCAACTGTTGTCTCAATCTCAGCTGCCCTTGCTCTTGCTGCATCTCCAGTCAGTAAAAATTCCGATGACACATAACCGGTTACATTTCCGGATGAAATCTTCGTCCATTCACCGTCTACCTCTAAGATCTCACAAGCTGCATCTCCCTGCATCTTACCCACGATGTCAGAATCTGTGGTTGCCTGTTCTCTTACATTTAAATTGCCTTCCACGCTGGCTATTCCAAGATTGGTATATCCACAAATAGTCGTATCCTGTGTGTTCTCCGTATTTTCTGCACTTTCTGCATTCTCTTCCTGTCCGGCTGCTGTTACCACAGTATCAGTCTCGGATACTGTTGCGGTCAGTGGAAGATTCTCTATATTGGATGCAAGGCTAAGGGCAACTCCTGATGCAACGTTCTGATTCAAAGAAACGTTTGCAAACTCGGATGAAACACCTGCTGTTACGGATGCATCCTGATTTTTATTTCTGTCTTTCTCCTGATTGCTGATACATGCTGCTGAAACAACAAGCGCTCCAATTACCACGGCACTTATTGCTTTTGAATAATTCGATTTCATTCCTGATCTCCATTCCTCAGATTTTTCAGCGTAATCACTAAAATTATAATTTCATTTCATTATAACAATCACTTATGACAATGTCAACATATATTTGTAACAATTCCGTAATATTTGATTTCCCACTTTCTGGCAAATCTCGGAACATATTCCTTTTATTTTTGAAAAAATCTTTCTGCCGTCGCGACGTCCTGTTGCATCTGATTCTTTAAACTCTCCACCGAATCAAACTTTTGTTCCGGGCGGACAAACTTTAAGAATTCCACTTTCACTTCTTTTCCATAGAGGTCTTGCGCTACATCCAGAATATGGGTCTCGACGCCAACCGGATTCTCACCTGCAATTGTAGGCTTTCTTCCGACATTCGTCACACCATGGTATTCTTTTCCGTCTATCAGCACCTTGGAAACATAGACCCCAAACGGTGGCAGCAGTTTTTCTTTTGGTGGAAGTAAATTGATGGTTGGAATTCCAATCGTTCGTCCGATTTCTTTTCCATGTTCTACTTTTCCACATACAAAATATGGATAACCCAAAAGATGATTTGCCTTCTCGATATGTCCAAGTTCCACTTCTTCTCTTACAAATGTGCTGCTGATGTCTCTTTCGTCTTCTTTAATTTTCTTGACGACAATGACCTCATAGCCGAGTTCTTCTGCCATATCACGAAGCATGTGATAGTCTCCGCACCTGTTATGTCCGAAGTGAAAATCATCCCCCACAACAAAACATTTCACATGCAGTTCCTTTACAATTTTTCGCACAAAGTCCTGCGCCTCCATGCACATAATTTCCCTGGTAAACGGACACTCAATCAGATAATCCACACCAAGCTGTTCTAGAAGATGCATTTTTTCTTCATTTGTCGTCAAAACATGCTGCATGGCATGTTCTACATTCTGACGCGGCGGAATGTTAAACGTAAAAATTGCCGCACTTAATCCTTCCTTCTTTTTTTGAAACAAATTTTCCAAAAGAAGGTCATGTCCACGGTGAACACCATCAAATTTTCCAAGTGAAAGCACCGTGTTTTCTTCAATATTAAAATCTACCGTATCTTTGATATATTTCATGTCTCTATAAACATCTTTGCCGGCTTGTAATTCTTTTGAACTGGTTTGTATTCATATAAGCCGATAAAGCAATCCTTTTCATCATAAATACGAATCGGTGTCTCTTCCCATTCGCTTTGATAATTCTGGAAAAATTCTTTTTCCAGACGATTTCCATTGTATAACACTTTGTCATAGTTCTGCAAAACCACTGCCTTAGGATACTGCACAAAAACAGAATCTACCGGTTGTATAAAAGAAAACGTTTTGGCGCTCCACTCTGCCGGCTCCATTCCCGCTCCCTCTTTTGCAACAAGTTCTTCAATCTGTCCTAATGTCAGTGCATCTTCTACGAAAAATTTCGAAACTTTTGTGCGGAGCAGACTCTCCATGCAGGCTCCACAACCTAATTTTTCTCCGATATCCTGACAAAGCGTTCTGATATAGGTTCCTTTGGAACACTCCACTTTCATTGTGACCCTTGGGAGTTCTATTTTTTCAATCTCAATCGAAAGAATCCGAACCGGTCTCGCCTTACGCTCTACCGTCTTTCCTTCCCTTGCGAGATCACAAAGCTTTTTCCCATTCACTTTTAACGCGGAATACATCGGCGGAACCTGCTCATAATCGCCCACAAAAGACAGTACTGCATCGCGAACTTCCTGCTCACTCACACAGACTTCCCGCTCCTGTAACACGGTGCCGGACATATCCTGGGTATCCGTCACTTTTCCAAGAAGCATCACCGCTTTGTACTCTTTGTTCTTATCCGTCAAAAGGTCACAGACTTTTGTCGCTTTTCCAAGGCACACCGGAAGCACCCCCTGTGCATCCGGGTCAAGTGTACCGGTGTGTCCAATCTTTTTTTGTTTCAGGATTCCTCTTAACTTTGCAACAACATCAAACGAGGTATATCCTTTTTCTTTATAAACGTTAATGATTCCGTTAACCATATGATTCCTTTTTACTGTTCTAACTGTTTTGCCACGTCCGCTACAATCGTCTTTATAATCTCATCTGCACTGCCGTTCATTGTGATTCCGGCTGCTCTTGCATGACCACCGCCACCGTATTTAACAGCAATTTTTGACACATCCACATTGCCGCTTGACCTGGTGCTTACCTTGAAGCTTCCACCTTCATTTTCATACAAAAAGATAGCCGCCTCCACATCTTTTGTCACACGTAACTGTGCCACAATTCCTTCTAAATGTTTCGGAAGCACGTCAAAACGCTTCATTTCTTCCTGTGTAATCACAGAAACAATGCATTTTCCATCGAGATAAAGTTCACTTTTCACCAAAGCCTGTCCCATAATACGGTTTTGATTATAGGTTTTTGTAAAAAAGGTTTCATCCACAATCTTTGAAAAGTTGATGCCACATTCCATCAGAACACCGGCTGCCTGCATGGTTTTTGCCGATGTACAGGAATACTGGAACACACCCGTATCATGAATGATTCCGGTATAGATGCATTCTGCAATCTCTTTGGTGAGACGTTCCTTTGGAAGCAATTCAAAAATCAATTCCGATGTAGAGCTTGCCAGCGGAAAGATGTAATTGTCATCCGCAAAACTTTGGTTGCTGACATGATGATCAATGCAGGCTGTTCTTTTTGCACATTCAAAGTAATGCGCCGCATCGCCTAATCTTCCAACATCTCCGCAGTCCTGTGCAATAAACAAATCGTAAACTTTTTGCTCTTTCTGCGGTAATTTGATTTGCTCTGCTCCCGCCATAAATTTAAAAATGTTTGGGATTGGCTCTAAATAGACACAGACTTCTATCTCTTTGTGATATGTCTTAATATAGTTATATGTAGCAAGGCAGGAGCCTACGCAGTCGCCATCCGGTCTGACATGACCTGCAATTGCAACTGTTTTTGCTCCTGTTAATAAAGAATCTAAATCTTTCATCCAACATTCCTGCCTTTCCGGACACAAGGATTATTCTTCGATATCCTTTGTCACATCATCAATCATTTTTGACATCTTTACACCGTACTCAATCGACTGGTCTAAGATAAATTTAATCTCCGGTGTTTTTCTTAAATTGATGGTTTTTGCAAGTTTGCTTCGAATAAATCCTTCTGCACTCTTTAAGCCGGCAAGTGTAGCCTGCTGTGACTCTTCATCCCCGAGAACACTGATATATGCCTTACAGGTTTTTAAATCTGGAGCCACTTCAACCGTAACTACGCTTGTCATTGGATTGATGCGTGGATCTTTGATTTCTCCACGAATAATATTGCTTAACTCACGTAATACTTCCCCATTAATTCTGGTGTTTTTGATACTATTTTTTCTCATTGATTTCTCCATTCAAAGATGTATTGCCACATAAGGGGCAATACATCAAAAAACTTCACACAATTCTACGTTTTAGCGAGGAACCTCTACCATAATATATGATTCAACCTGATCAAGTTCCTGAATGTCATTGAATCCGTCAAATACAAGACCACATTCGTATCCTGCTTTTACTTCTTTCACATCATCTTTAAATCTCTTTAAGGATGCAAGATCTCCTTCAAAAATCTGCTCGCCTTCACGTGTAATACGGACTTTACATCCTCTCTGGAATGCTCCGTCAAGCACATAAGAACCTGCAATATTACCGATTCCGGATGCCTTAAAGATCTGGCGGATTTCTGCGTGTCCAATGACTTTTTCTTCATAAACAGGGTCTAACATTCCCTTCATGGCTGCAGCGACATCTTCGATTGCGCTATAAATAACTTTGTACAATCTCACATCCACGTTTTCACGCTCTGCTGTCACTTTTGCAGTTGGGTCCGGACGAACATTAAATCCAATGATGATGGCATTGGATGCGGATGCTAAGATAACATCAGATTCGTTGATGGCACCAACACCGCCGTGAATAACTTTTACCACAACTTCTTCGTTTGATAATTTTACAAGTGACTGTTTCACTGCTTCCACAGAACCCTGAACATCTGCTTTTACAATGATATTAAGCTCTTTTACATTTCCAGACTGAATCTGTGAGAACAAGTCATCTAAGGACATCTTCGCTTTTGTATCCTCAATCAGCTTATTCTTGCCTTCTGAAATATAAGTCTCGGCAAATGCTCTTGCCTCTTTCTCAGAATCACAGCAAACAAATGTTTCCCCTGCATCCGGTACATTGGAAAGACCAAGAATCTCTACTGGTGTAGATGGTCCTGCTTCTTTTACTCTGCATCCCTTATCATCAATCATAGCACGCACTTTACCAAAGCTGCTTCCGCATGCGATTGGATCTCCAACGTGAAGGGTACCTTTCTGTACCAAAACAGTTGCAACAGCACCACGACCTTTATCAAGCTGTGCTTCAATAACAAGACCACGTGCATTACGTTTTGGATTTGCTTTTAACTCTAAAACTTCTGCTGTTAAAAGAATCATTTCAAGCAGGTTCTCGATACCTTCGTGTGTACGGGCAGATACCGGACAAAAGATTGTGCTTCCGCCCCAGTCTTCCGGAATTAACTCGTATTCGGATAATTCCTGTTTTACACGCTCAATGTTTGCACTTGGCTTATCAATCTTGTTGACAGCAACAATGATTTCAACACCAGCTGCTTTTGCATGGTTGATTGCTTCGATTGTCTGAGGCATAACACCATCATCTGCAGCGACAACAAGGATTGCGATATCGGTAGAATTTGCACCACGCATACGCATTGCAGTAAATGCTTCATGACCTGGTGTATCTAAGAATGTAATATTCTGGTTGTTAATAGATACAACGGATGCACCGATGTGCTGTGTGATACCACCAGCCTCGCGGTCTGTTACTCTTGTAGAACGGATTGCATCCAATAAGGATGTTTTACCGTGGTCAACGTGACCCATAACACAAACTACCGGTGGACGTGGAACTAATGTTTCTTCTGCTTCCTCATCCTCTTTTAATAACTCTGCAATAACATCAATCTTCTCTTCCGGCTCA
This genomic window from Roseburia sp. 831b contains:
- the cls gene encoding cardiolipin synthase — translated: MKKLSHMLLGRLVIGIFAMLLQFAWMFLVLYQFSIKFTYMNLLIRIIAVLVVLSMVYKWINPSYKVSWTFLLLLSPVLGILTYYVFGRSKLTKRTRERLRRVNQEVVPHLAINQDVLEEVRKKDESVYCQSKYINDWAKYPVYENTSTSYYRCGEEMFPEMLRALESAKHFIFLEYFIIQPGEMFDQMVEILARKVKEGVEVRLIYDDVGCISTLPPRYYKILQEKGIKCAAFNPFRPILSIIMNNRDHRKILVVDGTVGFTGGINLSDEYINKVERFGYWKDTGIRIEGEAVWSFTLMFLEMWNYINRTTEDYEKYHPSKFRRQPFVQDGFVQPYGDSPLDHENVGENVYLNIISHAKHYVYIFTPYLITDNEMLTCLCNAAKSGVDVRIVTPGIPDKKLVFLLTQSYYEPLIRSGVKIYQYTPGFIHAKCFVCDDEIATVGSINLDFRSLYLHFECGIFLYQSSAVMQVKEDALDTFEKSEEVSLQFCTERNLIVRFVQSILRLFAPLL
- a CDS encoding S8 family peptidase, which codes for MERVRRYIHADYAYKMGLSGKNVTIAVMDTGIVPHPDLKDRIVLFRDFCQNRIGLYDDNGHGTHIAGILAGNGMQSILNKKGNYMGIAPKARLISLKVLDAKGNGSTQNMLEAVDYLLRIRERFHIRILNISVGMLPDAGKKEQLALLEAVERLWDAGIVVVAAAGNNGPKENTVTVPGISRKIVTVGSCDDTEQVTLKNGLESGYSGSGPTACCIVKPEILAPGTNIISCNKNMKGYTVKSGTSMAAPVVSGSIALLTELHPDFTPQEIKLRLYERAYPRGRQIGKKCWGIVHVENLIREGKW
- a CDS encoding polyribonucleotide nucleotidyltransferase, which produces MYKSFSMELAGRTLTVDIGRVCAQANGAALLRYGDTTVLSTATASDKPRDGIDFFPLSVEYEEKMYAVGKIPGGFNKREGKASENAVLTSRVIDRPMRPLFPKDYRNDVTLNNMVMSVDTECRPEVVAMLGAALATTISDIPFDGPCAMTQMGLVDGEFIVNPSQKDWDNGDLQLTVASTSTKVIMIEAGANEVPEDKMIEAIYKCHEVNQTIIAFMNQIVAEVGKKKHEYTSCAIPEEMFAAMREIVTPEQMEEAVFTDEKQVREENIRNITDKFAEAFAENEEWLAVLGEAVYQYQKKTVRKMILKDHKRPDGRAIDQIRPLAAEVDLIPRVHGSAMFTRGQTQICDVVTLAPLSEVQKIDGLDENITTKRYMHQYNFPAYSVGETKVSRGPGRREIGHGALAEKALMAVLPSVEEFPYTIRAVSETFESNGSTSMASTCASCMSLMAAGVPIKAMVAGISCGLVTGETDDDYIVLTDIQGLEDFFGDMDFKVTGTHKGITAIQMDIKIHGLTRPIVEEAIRRTREARLYIMDEVMSKAIAEPRKEVGKYAPKIVQIQIDPAKIGDVVGQRGKTINEIIDRTGVKIDITDDGAVSVCGTDAEKMDQAVEMIKIITTDFEEGQVFTGKVVSIKEFGAFIEFAPGKEGMVHISKISKERINHVEDVLTLGETVRVVCLGKDKMGRISFSMKDVKEEA
- the rpsO gene encoding 30S ribosomal protein S15, with amino-acid sequence MIAKEKKQAIIAEYGRTPGDTGSPEVQIAILTARIEELTEHLKVNQKDHHSRRGLLKMVGQRRGLLAYLKKTDIERYRSLIERLGLRK
- a CDS encoding C40 family peptidase produces the protein MKSNYSKAISAVVIGALVVSAACISNQEKDRNKNQDASVTAGVSSEFANVSLNQNVASGVALSLASNIENLPLTATVSETDTVVTAAGQEENAESAENTENTQDTTICGYTNLGIASVEGNLNVREQATTDSDIVGKMQGDAACEILEVDGEWTKISSGNVTGYVSSEFLLTGDAARARAAEIETTVAKVNTTTLYVREATNTDCRIVALVGTGEELEVLEALDGWYKVSVDDEEGYISADYVEVSEQLPKAQTITELKYGQGISDVRVSVVSYATQFVGNPYVWGGTSLTKGADCSGFTMSVMANYGVYLPHSSKAQANCGTRVSASEAQPGDLFFYGSGKSINHVAIYIGNGQIVHASNKKTGIKISNAFYRSPICVVRVLGD
- a CDS encoding bifunctional riboflavin kinase/FAD synthetase: MKYIKDTVDFNIEENTVLSLGKFDGVHRGHDLLLENLFQKKKEGLSAAIFTFNIPPRQNVEHAMQHVLTTNEEKMHLLEQLGVDYLIECPFTREIMCMEAQDFVRKIVKELHVKCFVVGDDFHFGHNRCGDYHMLRDMAEELGYEVIVVKKIKEDERDISSTFVREEVELGHIEKANHLLGYPYFVCGKVEHGKEIGRTIGIPTINLLPPKEKLLPPFGVYVSKVLIDGKEYHGVTNVGRKPTIAGENPVGVETHILDVAQDLYGKEVKVEFLKFVRPEQKFDSVESLKNQMQQDVATAERFFQK
- the truB gene encoding tRNA pseudouridine(55) synthase TruB — protein: MVNGIINVYKEKGYTSFDVVAKLRGILKQKKIGHTGTLDPDAQGVLPVCLGKATKVCDLLTDKNKEYKAVMLLGKVTDTQDMSGTVLQEREVCVSEQEVRDAVLSFVGDYEQVPPMYSALKVNGKKLCDLAREGKTVERKARPVRILSIEIEKIELPRVTMKVECSKGTYIRTLCQDIGEKLGCGACMESLLRTKVSKFFVEDALTLGQIEELVAKEGAGMEPAEWSAKTFSFIQPVDSVFVQYPKAVVLQNYDKVLYNGNRLEKEFFQNYQSEWEETPIRIYDEKDCFIGLYEYKPVQKNYKPAKMFIET
- a CDS encoding DHH family phosphoesterase, translated to MKDLDSLLTGAKTVAIAGHVRPDGDCVGSCLATYNYIKTYHKEIEVCVYLEPIPNIFKFMAGAEQIKLPQKEQKVYDLFIAQDCGDVGRLGDAAHYFECAKRTACIDHHVSNQSFADDNYIFPLASSTSELIFELLPKERLTKEIAECIYTGIIHDTGVFQYSCTSAKTMQAAGVLMECGINFSKIVDETFFTKTYNQNRIMGQALVKSELYLDGKCIVSVITQEEMKRFDVLPKHLEGIVAQLRVTKDVEAAIFLYENEGGSFKVSTRSSGNVDVSKIAVKYGGGGHARAAGITMNGSADEIIKTIVADVAKQLEQ
- the rbfA gene encoding 30S ribosome-binding factor RbfA yields the protein MRKNSIKNTRINGEVLRELSNIIRGEIKDPRINPMTSVVTVEVAPDLKTCKAYISVLGDEESQQATLAGLKSAEGFIRSKLAKTINLRKTPEIKFILDQSIEYGVKMSKMIDDVTKDIEE
- the infB gene encoding translation initiation factor IF-2 — translated: MAKMRVHELAKELDINSKEIIDALSTTEYAVKSHSSSVDDAAQEIIRKKFHKGGSKKEEVKAAPVAEKKEEKAVEEKNGDRPKKKSSITAVFNPQNSKNGTTRRPGQQRNSDRTQGARPQNDGNRQKSDATGAAKEGTRLQNQGTRPQTDRRPQGDRPQTDRNNGDRPQYNRNNGDRPQGDRPQYNRNNGDRPQYNRNNGDRPQYNRNNGDRPQGDRPQYNRNNGNRPQGDRPYADRNGRPSGNGQRGNYQGQRPNGGGYGQGGRGGDNRNGNYRGNNGGGRLDREIDRFKKDAAPAEELRGKESRDRMNDKNRNNKRNDHDALGKKQERYVNLEKNGGKKKPQQPQPKQEEDVIKTLTLPEKLTIRELADKMKVQPSVIVKKLFLKGTMVTVNQEVDYDTAEEIALEFNCICEPEEKIDVIAELLKEDEEAEETLVPRPPVVCVMGHVDHGKTSLLDAIRSTRVTDREAGGITQHIGASVVSINNQNITFLDTPGHEAFTAMRMRGANSTDIAILVVAADDGVMPQTIEAINHAKAAGVEIIVAVNKIDKPSANIERVKQELSEYELIPEDWGGSTIFCPVSARTHEGIENLLEMILLTAEVLELKANPKRNARGLVIEAQLDKGRGAVATVLVQKGTLHVGDPIACGSSFGKVRAMIDDKGCRVKEAGPSTPVEILGLSNVPDAGETFVCCDSEKEARAFAETYISEGKNKLIEDTKAKMSLDDLFSQIQSGNVKELNIIVKADVQGSVEAVKQSLVKLSNEEVVVKVIHGGVGAINESDVILASASNAIIIGFNVRPDPTAKVTAERENVDVRLYKVIYSAIEDVAAAMKGMLDPVYEEKVIGHAEIRQIFKASGIGNIAGSYVLDGAFQRGCKVRITREGEQIFEGDLASLKRFKDDVKEVKAGYECGLVFDGFNDIQELDQVESYIMVEVPR